From one Malus sylvestris chromosome 1, drMalSylv7.2, whole genome shotgun sequence genomic stretch:
- the LOC126616697 gene encoding heavy metal-associated isoprenylated plant protein 39-like yields MKKVVLKLELHDEKGKKKAMRAVSGLEGLDSISMDMKDKKLTVTGDIDPVDLVGRLRKLCRTEIVSVGPAKEEKKKEEPKKEETKPKDPKDEMAELIKAYQAHCPPMPAYYYVKSSEEDPNACVIC; encoded by the exons ATGAAG AAAGTAGTGTTGAAACTGGAATTACACGACGAGAAGGGTAAGAAGAAAGCCATGAGGGCCGTCTCGGGGCTTGAAG GGCTTGATTCAATTTCTATGGATATGAAGGACAAGAAACTGACGGTCACAGGGGACATAGATCCAGTGGATTTGGTGGGAAGATTGAGGAAGCTTTGCCGGACGGAGATAGTCTCGGTCGGACCGGcaaaggaggagaagaagaaagaggagccaAAGAAGGAGGAGACAAAGCCGAAAGATCCAAAGGACGAAATGGCTGAGCTTATCAAGGCCTACCAAGCTCATTGTCCTCCAATGCCTGCATATTATTACGTAAAAAGTTCAGAAGAGGATCCCAATGCATGTGTCATTTGCTAA